The genomic stretch GACCTGCGCGTGGGCGGGCGGTTCAACACCAGCTTCAAGGTTGATGGCAACACCATGGCCAACACAGGTGTTTATCTTGAGGTCATCCCCCAGCGCAAACTGGTGTTCACCGATGCCTATAGCGAAGGCTGGAAACCCAGCGCCGATCCGTTCATGACCGCCATTGTCGAATTTGAAGACGATGGTGCGGGCGGCACAATCTATACTGCCACAGCGCGACACCGCTCTGTCGAGGCGCGCAAATCGCATGAGGATATGGGGTTCTTTGACGGCTGGGGCACCGTGGCCGACCAGCTTGCGGCCTACGCCAAAACCCTGTGAACGCAAAAAGGCGGGCCAACGCCCGCCTTTTCACACAACGCCATAGGCGCATTACATATTCGGATAGTTCGGCCCGTCGCCGCCCTGCGGCGTGGTCCAGTTGATGTTCTGGCTGGGATCCTTGATGTCGCAGGTCTTGCAGTGCACGCAGTTCTGGAAGTTGATGACAAAGCGCGGGTCCTTGCCGTCCTCTGTCACAAATTCATAGACGCCGGCAGGGCAATAGCGCGCCGATGGGCCCGCATAGACCGCCAGATTGCGCTCCACCGGAATGCTGGCATCTTTCAGCTTCAGGTGCGCAGGCTGGCTTTCCTCGTGGTTGGTAAAGCTGAACGCCACGTTGGTCAGACGGTCAAACGACAGCTTCCCGTCCGGCTTGGGATAGGTGATCTCTTTGTGCTGCGCCGCAGGTTCGGTCGCATCGGCGTCGGATTTGCCGTGCCCCAGCGTGCCCAGAAGTGAAAAGCCCAGCGTGTTGCACCACATGTCAAAGCCACCGATGGCCAGCGACGCCGTCAGGCCGAATTTTGACCACAACGGTTTGACATTGCGCACCTTTTTCAGATCCGCGCCAATTGCACCACCGCGCACTTCGGTCTCGTAAGCGCTCAGTTCGTCGCCCGAACGCTCGGCCTTAATCGCGTCAAAAGCCGCCTCGGCCGCCGCCTTGCCCGACAACATCGCGTTGTGGTTGCCCTTGATGCGCGGCACGTTGACCATCCCAACCGAACAGCCCAGCAGCGCCACACCGGGCGCCACCATCTTGGGCATCGACTGATAGCCGCCCTCGGTGATGGCGCGCGCGCCATAAGCCACGCGCTTGCCGCCTTTCAGCAGCTCGACCACCATCGGATGATGCTTGAACTGCTGGAACTCCATATAGGGGAACACATAGGGATTCTTGTAGCCCAAGTGGACCACGAAGCCCACATAGACCTGATTGTTTTCAAGGTGATAGATGAACGATCCGCCACCGGCCTTGCTGCCCAAGGGCCAGCCCATCGTGTGGGTAACAGTGCCCTCTTTGTGCTTGGCGGGATCAATTTCCCAGATCTCTTTCATACCGATGCCGAACTTCTGCGGCTCTTTGCCGGCCGACAGATCGTATTTCGCGATCACCTCTTTTGAAAGCGAACCGCGCACGCCTTCGCCCAGGAAGACATATTTGCCGTGCAGTTCCATGCCCGGCTCATAGCTGTCGCCCTTGGAGCCGTCGGCAGAAATGCCGAACTCGCCGGCAACCACACCTTTGACTTCGCCGTTTTCGCCGTAAACCAGTTCGGAACAGGCCATGCCGGGGAAGATTTCAACGCCCAGCTCTTCGGCCTGTTCCGCCATCCAGCGGCAGACATTGCCCATCGACACGATATAGTTGCCGTGGTTGTTCATCAGCGGCGGCATGGGAAAGTTGGGAATGCGCAGCTTGCCCGCTTCGCCCAGCATGTAGAAATTGTCTTCCTTCACCTCGACAGTGACCGGCGCGCCCTTCTCCTTCCAGTCGGGAATCAGCGCATCCAGACCGCAGGGGTCCAGAACCGCGCCCGAAAGGATATGTGCGCCCACCTCCGAGCCCTTTTCCAGCACGACCACGTTCAGGTCGGCGTCAAGTTGCTTCAGACGGATCGCCGCCGACAGGCCCGCAGGCCCGGCACCGACGATGACCACATCATATTCCATCGCTTCGCGTTCAATCTCGGCCATGCTCGGCGGCTCCTTGTGCAAAAAGCGCGTGCATTCCCAGCAACGCGCAACATTCTTTCGCGCTTGGCTAAACCACACGGCCCGCCATTGCAATCGAAACACCGTCCAGGCGGCATCGTTTTGCGACCGATTTCGCAGCGTAAAGCACCGCTACAACGGGTTCAGCCCGCAGGACGATCGCCCATCAGATAACGCGGACCACTGCCCTTCTCGGCAGCGCGGTCGCCGGGATTGTACAAGCCGCAGCTTTCAAGGCTAAGGCAGCCGCAGCCGATACAACTGTCCAGCGTGTCCCGCATCCGGGTCAGCGTGTCGATCCGCGCATCCAGCGCCGCGCGAAACCCGGTGCTGATGCGCGCCCAATCCGCCTTGGTCGGCACACGCCCCTTTGGCAACAGGTCCAGTTCGGCGCGGATCTGGGGAAGTGTAAAACCGAACTGTTGCGCGATCATCACGAACGACAGCCGCCGGATGTCTGCCCGCTCGTAGCGCCGCTGCCCGCCGGAATTGCGCCACGGGTCAATCAGGCCCTGCACTTCGTAGTAACGGATTGCCGACACCGCCAACCCCGTGCGCGCGGCCAGATCACCAATACTCAATCCGTCTTTTGCCATCTCGAAAAATCCCTTGACCTAAAGTTAGGTTTAGAAATTACGCTAAAGCCATTCGAACCCCGAGAAAAGGATAAAACCCCATGACCGCCCAACTTGAACACGCCAACTTCACCGTCTCCGACCCTGCTGCGACTGCGGCGTGGATGTGCGACCTGTTCGGCTGGCACATCCGCTGGCAGGGCGATGCGATCGCCGGCGGACACACCGTTCACGTTGGCAGTGACACGCACTACCTTGCCCTTTACGCCCCCAAAGCTGTCGAAACGCCGCAGCAATCCAATTATACCACCATCGGCGGGCTGAACCATCTGGCGGTCACCACCGACAACCTCGACGCACTCGAAACCCGGATCAAGGCGCATGGGTTCACCACCGGCAACCACGCCGACTATGAACCCGGCCGCCGTTTTTATTTCCACGATGCAGACGGCATCGAATATGAAGTGGTGCAATACGACTGATCTTCCTTCATCTTGCCAGACAAACTCCGGGGGAGCGCCGCAAGGCGCGGGGGCAGCGCCCCCTTGCCGATCGGGCCCACAGATCGGCGACATTCGCCGCCCTGCACGCACCCAACCCTTGCAATCCCCCTTCGCAATAGGTCAGGTAGCATCCAACATTGACCGGCGGCCACTTTGGCCGCCCTAATCTGCTGGACGTGACCTATGGAAAAGATCCCGATGACCCGAAAGGGTCACCTTGCCCTTGAGACCGAACTCAAGCACCTGAAATCCGTCGAGCGCCCAGCCATCATCAAGGCCATCGCCGAAGCGCGTGAACATGGCGATTTGTCCGAGAACGCCGAATACCATTCCGCCAAGGAAAAGCAGTCTTTCATCGAGGGGCGCATCAAGGAACTGGAAGGCGCGATTTCGCTGGCCGATGTGATCGACCCGACCAAGATGAAAGGCGGCATCAAGTTCGGCGCCACCGTCACGCTGGTTGACGAAGACACCGACGAAGAGAAGACCTATCAGATCGTCGGCGAATACGAGGCCAACATCGAAGCGGGCTTGCTGAACATCAAATCCCCCATCGCCCGTGCCCTGATCGGCAAGGAAGAAGGCGACAGCGTCGAGGTGCACACCCCCGGCGGTGGCAAATCCTATGAAGTGCTGAAAATCGCGTTCATCTGATCGGAACCCGGAACATGGCCGACACGCCGACTGCTGACACGACACCTTCCCGGACCCAGGGCCGCCCTGCGTCTGCGGCACATGCACGTCCGACGCCGCTGGGCATCTACGACCGGCCGCGTGCCCAAGGGATCACCGGGATCGAGATTATCGCCATCGCCCTGTCGGCGGTTTGGTTGCTGGGCGCGACAGTGTTCTTCCTCAGCATGCCCTCGGCCCCCGAAGGTCAGGACGGCGGCACCCGCGGATTGATGTTCCTGATGACCATGCTGGCGATCTTCATGCCCGTGGGCATGATCTGGGTCGCCGCCACCGCAGCCAAGGCCAGCCGCGTCATGCGCGAGGAAAGCCAGCGGTTGCAGGCGGCGATTGATGCCATCCGCCAGGCCTATATCGCCCAGCAACAGGGCCGCGATCTGTCCAGCGAACCGTCGGTCGCGCGCAAGCTCGATGAAATCGCCGCCGCCGCCAGGAAAACCGAAACCACGCTGGCCACCTTCCACACGCGGCGCGACGCGGTGAAACCGGCCCGTCACGCGCCGCCGCCCATGGCCCCGCAGGCCGCCGACGATCAGCCCAAGCTGGCGCTTGGCACCTCCTCCGAGGAGACCGCGCCGCCCCTGCCCCGCGAGGATTTCATCCGCGCCCTGAACTTCCCCGAAACCGCCGAGGATGCCGAAGGCTTTTCCGCCCTGCGCCGCGCGCTCAAGGACCGGCCCACCGCCCAGATGATCCAGGCGGCCCAGGACATCCTGACCCTGCTCAGCCAGGACGGCATCTATATGGACGACCTGCGCCCCGACCGTGCCCGCCCCGAGATCTGGCGCAGCTTTGCCCAGGGTGCGCGTGGCCGCAGTGTTGCCGCGCTGGGTGGCGTGCGGGACCGCTCGTCGCTGGCCCTGACCGCCGGCCGGATGAAGCAAGACCCGATCTTCCGCGACGCCGCGCACCATTTCCTGCGCCGCTTCGACCGCAGCTTTGCCGCCTTCGAGGCCGAAGCAGATGACGCCGACATCTCGGCGCTGGCCGACACCCGCACCGCCCGCGCCTTCATGCTGCTGGGCCGTGTGGCGGGGACGTTTGATTAAGGGCAAAAGCCCCGCTTCGGCCCCCCAGCCAGCAATTCAAACATAATCCTAACGCTGCGGCTGGAAATCCTTCGTCGCGAGCAATGCCGCAGCCGCGATCATCAAGCACCCGCAAACTTTGTTCACCACTCCGAATGACACCCGCTTGAGTGCGGTCGTCGCCTTGATTCCAGCCCACCCCCATAGGAGCAAGATAGCGCCGTCGACCACGATATAAGTCATGCCCAGAATGAAAAGCTGCGGCAGCACCGGCGACGCTGGGTCAATGAATTGCGGAAACAGCGCCCCGAAAAACACGACAGCAAACGGATTTGCCATCGAAGTCACAAAGCCTTGCCGAAACAACCGAATTGCCTGCCCTGAAGCGTTCGCCTCGACATCGGGCGTATGCTCTTTTGACAGAACAAGCTGCAAACCGATCCAAACCAGATAGGCAACACCCAGCCACTTGACCCAGATAAACACGTCTGCCGATGTCGCGATAATCGCTGCCAGCCCAAACGCCGCGCCCGTCATTTGCAGGCAGTTGGCCGTCAGGTCTCCGGCAATTGTATAGGCACTTTTACGCAACCCGTGGCGAATGCTGTTTGAAATAATCAAAAGCTGGCTGGTGTCGGGTGGCGTTGCAAAGAACACGGCGACCGCGGCGAGATAGACAAGATAGGTTTCCATCACCATTGGTCTCGCTCCTTATCGGTGTTCTTTTCAGTCTAGGAGCGGTGCTCTTTTGGGTCAAGAAAGCAACCGGAACCGCCGGTGGCCATTCAGATCAGGGCGGCGTTTCCCCCCGCAACTGCGCGCCATGCGCCTCGATCACGCTTACCAGATGATCCGCCACCACACGCACCCGCTGTGAGGCCATCAGATCACTGTGCATCACCAGCCAGATGTCCTGATCCACGCCCAGTTCGACCGGCATCCGTTCCAACCCGGCCCCCCGCGCCAGAAAATGCGGTAGCACCGCCAGCCCCAACCCCGCCTGCGCCGCGCTGAGTTGCGAGGCCAGCGTCGACGTCACCACCGCCGGTGCGGCATCGCGAAAGCTGCGGGCCAGCCACTGCGCCGCAGGCAGATCGCCAAAGCGGTCTGCCCAGCCGATATAGCGGTCGCCCTCGACCCCCGCACCGCTCCCGCGCTGCGCCATGTAATCAACCGATCCATACAGACCAAAGCCCAGCGTCCCGATCCGCCGCACTGTCAGGTGCCCCCGCGTGGGCCGCACCATGCGCACCGCCAGATCCGCATCGCGCTTGTGCAGGTTGACCGAGGCCACATCGGTCGACACCTCGACCGTCAGCCCCGGATGCGCTGCCAGCAACGAGCCCAGTGACGGGATCAGCAGCGGATTTGCCAGATTTTCGGCCGTGGCCACCCGCACGTGCCCCTGAACACCGCGCCCCGCTTGAGCGGCACTTTGGAACCCGTCCATCGCCGCCTCCAACGCCTCGGCGCGGGGCATCAATGCGGTGCCCTCATCGGTCAACTGGTATCCGGTCTGTGCCCGCGCGAACAACGGCACACCCAACGCGGCCTCCAGCCGTTCGATTCGCCGCGACACCGTGGCGACACCCGCGCCAAGGGACGCCGCAGCGCCGGTCAGTGTGCCGGTCCGCGCCACCGCCAGAAAGGCGGGCGTGTCGTTCCAGTTCAACGCGTCTTCCACTTTTCGAAAACAGCCCTCTGATGTTGTCTATATTCTTCCGGTATCAGAATACGCATCTTGTCCTCATCCCTCAATCAAAAGGACAAACCATGCAACGCCGCCACCTGACCCCCGAATTCTCTGTCTCAGCCCTTGGCCTTGGCTGCATGGGGATGAGCGAATTCTACGGCCCCCGCGATGACACCCAATCGCTGGCCGTCCTGAACCGCGCCGCCGATCTGGGAATCACTTTCTTCGACACCGCCGACACCTACGGCCCCTTCCACAACGAGGAACTGTTGGGCCGGTTCCTGCGCACCCACAAACCACAGGCCGAAGTGGCCACCAAATTCGGCATCGTCCGCAACCCCGGCGAATACCGCCGCGAGATCGACAACAGCCCCGCCTATGTCCGACGCGCCTGCGAGGCCTCGCTGAAACGTCTGGGGGTCGAGCGGATCGACCTTTACTATGTCCACCGCATCAACCCCGCCCAACGCATCGAAGAGGTGATGCACGCGCTGTCCGATCTGGTGAAACAGGGCAAGATCGCCCACATCGGCCTGTGCGAGGTCAGCGCCCCCACCCTGCGGCGCGCCCACGCGGTGCATCCCGTGACGGCGGTGCAAACAGAATACTCCCTGTGGACCCGCGAGGCCGAGGCCGAGGTTCTGCCCGCCTGCGCCGAGCTGGGCATCGGGTTCGTGCCCTACTCGCCGCTGGGGCGCGGGTTTCTGACGGGGGCTTTCGACAAGGCAACCACCTTTGGCGACGGTGACTTTCGTGCCAACCTGCCGCGGTTCTCTGCCGACAACATGGCCAGCAACACGCGCATCGTCGACTGTGTCCGTCAGTTGGCCACCGCCAAAGGCTGCACGCCTGCACAGATCGCGCTGGCGTGGCTGCTGTCCAAGGGCGACCACATCGTGCCGATCCCCGGCACCAAACGGCTGAAATACCTCGAAGAGAACATAGCCGCCGTCGACATCACCCTGAGCACAGACGAACTGACAACCCTCAACCGCGCCATCGCCGCGCTGGACGTGGCGGGCGCACGATATACCGCCGAAGGCATGAAAGGACTGAACGCATGAGTACCCAACGCACCGACCGCACCATCGCATTGCTTGAGACCTTGGAAAAAGGCGCCGCTGCCAAGGTTCAGGCCAACCTGAACACCATGGCCCCCGATCTGTTCGACACGCTTCTGGGTTTCGGTCTGGCCGACGTTCTGGACCGCCCCGTCATCGACTTGCGCACCCGCGAGATGCTGACGGTGGCGGCGCTGACAGCGATGGGGACCGCGCCCGAGCAGCTGGAATTCCACATTCGCGCCGCCCTGAACACCGGCGTCACGCGGGATGAAATCGTGGAAATCCTGTTGCAGATGGCGGTCTATGCCGGTGTGCCCGCCTGCATCAACGGCGTGGCGGCGGCGCGCAAGGCGTTCGACGCCCACGGCATCTGATCACAGCCCGAAACCACCCCAGGGGATAAAGCGCACCGGATCGCCGCGCCTGACCTCCAGCGGGCCGTCGGGCAATTCCACCAGCCCTTCGGCCCAGCTGAGCCCGCTGATCCGGCCCGACCCTTCGGACCGGAACACCTCGACCACGCCCTCCCGCATCCGGGCGCGCAAATATTCGCGGCGGCCCGGTTTCTTGGATTTTTCGAATCCCGCAGGCACCGTAAAGCCCTGCGGTTCCTGCCAACCGGACCCGGCCAGCAACGCCAGCGCAGGGGCAGCAAAAACCAGCGTGCAAACCATCGCCGCCACCGGATTGCCCGGCAGCCCAAAGACCGGCGTGCCCTTCCACATCCCCAAGGCCAAGGGCCGCCCCGGCTTGACCGCAATGCGCCACAGCGCCAGCGCCCCCGCTTCGTGCAGCAGGGCCGACACGTGGTCCTCATCCCCCGCTGAAGCACCGCCGCTTGTCAGGATCGCATCCACCTGCGCACCGTCCAAAGCCGCCGCCAGCGCGGCGCGGTCGTCCCGCACCCGGCCAAGGTCCACGGCCACGTGGCCCAGCCGCGCGAGCAGCCCCAGCAACATCGGGCGATTGGCGTCGTAAATCTGTGTTTCGCCTGCATCCGTGCCCGCCTCGGCCAGTTCGTCGCCCGTGGACAACACGCCGACGCGCAGGGGCGCAAAGACCGGCACCGCACCGACACCCACTGCTGCCAGCAGCGCCAGATCGGCAGGGGTCAGCCGCCGCCCCTGCGGCAGCACCTCATCGCCTGCGGCCACATCCTCGCCCGCGCGACGGCTGTTCGCGCCCGCCTTGACCGGCCCGTTGAACGCAATGCGGGCCCCGTCAACGCTCACGTCCTCTTGCAGCACCACGGTGTCCACCCCCGCAGGCAAGGCCGCCCCCGTCAGCACCCGCACTGCATGGCCCGCAGGTACCGTGCCGTCGAAATCGCCGCCCGCCGCTGCACGCCCCGCGACCAGCGGCAGCACATGCACTCCGGCCTCGCGCCCTCCGGCAAAGCCGTATCCGTCCACGGCAGTGTTCGGGCGCGGCGGGTTGGACCGCAACGCCGTCACGGGAGCGGCCATCACGCGACCCAGCGCCTGTTGGATGGCAACCGTTTCCACCTGTGCCACCGGCGTCAGCCGCTCTTGCAGCAAGGCCAAAGCCTCATCCACCGGCGTCCAGTTCACACCGGGCGGTAGCGCAAAGCAATCGTTGGACAGGGGCGGCGGCAAGGGCCCGTCGGGGCGCAACGCGGCGCGCAAGGAATCCTCATGCCCCAGCCCCAGAATCCAGCCTTCTTCGGTGTCACCTTCGGCCAGCATCGCGGCCAACCGATCAGGCGCAAGCGCGGACAGGGCCTGCGCCAGAACCCGCACCTGTGCGGCATCCTTGATCTCGTCGGGCTGCGCGCGCGCCGCAATCTCGGGCGCGATCAGCGAGGGCCAGACCTCGACCAGCGCGATCCCTGTGTCCAGGGTCTGAAACGGCCAGACCGCCAGATCGTCCCCGAACCGCCGCCGCAACCGCGCCAGCACCGGCAGGCCCATCAGCGCCTGCGACCCCACAGACCCCGCCCCGCTCAGCTGCCAGACGGTAAAAGCCCCCGTGGCCAGCGCTTCGGCGCGGCGCCGTTCGGCAAAGGGGTTTTCATAGCCCGCCTTGGTGCGCGCCAGCCCGTCAATGTCGCGCTTCAACCCATTGCTCCAGAACGGCCCCTTGCCGCCCAGCGACAGGTTGATCACTCCGGCCACATCAAATCGGTTGTTGGCCTTGGGCGCATCCTCGATCCGCTCCGCGAACCAGTCCCACAATTCCAGCGGATCATCCGTGCCCGCCACGGCGCGCGTAAAGCCCTGCGGATAGCCAAAGGGGAAGTCGAACCCGACCATCACCCGCCGGCCCGCCGCCCGCTCGACCTGCACCGCGTCGCCAATCCAATCCTCGGCCACCTGACGGTTGCGCAGATAGACAGGTGCATCCGCCACCCCATCCCGCGCCACACAGGCCCAGATCGCATCGGCCTTGGGCGTCGCGCCACGGTCGTTGCCCCCGGACCAGTCCACCACGATCACCGTGTCGAACATCACAGGCCCACCTGCATCAGAATGAAATCGGCAATCGCGCCTGTGTCGTCCAGATCGAACACCGGCACGGTCACGTCCACCGCGCTGTCACTGGCCACCGCCCGCACCGTCGGATCGTCGGGCGCGATCAGCGGATTACCGGTTTCGGCCCTGTGCGCCTCGACCTTGGGATGGGCGTCGCGTTTGTATCCCTCGACCAGCACCAGATCGACCGGCGACAGTTTCTCCAGCAGCGCAGACAGCGGCAATTCATCCGCGCCGCGCATCTCGTGCATCAACGCAAAGCGGTTGCGCGAGGCCAGCAGCACCTCGGAGGCGCCGGCCACACGGTGCCGATGGCTGTCCTTGCCCGGATGGTCGACGTCAAAGGAATGGTGCGCATGTTTCACCGTGCTGACGGTGATGCCACGCCCCGTGATCTCGGTCACCAGTCGCTCCATCAACCCCGTCTTGCCCGCGTTCTTCCAGCCGACAACACCAAAAATTCTCATAGCATCGCCTCTGCTGCCGCCAGATCCTCGGGCGTGTTGACGTTGAAAAACGGATCACCTGCTTCCGGAAACTCCGCCAACCGCCCGTCGTGCGCGTCTGTCCAGATCACAACCTTGCGCAGCCCGTCCTGCAAAGCGGCGCGCAGATCGTCGCGCAGGGCCACAGGCCACAGGCCAAATGTCGGGTGCCGGATCAGCCCGGCGGTCATCGAGCGCGTGTCCGCATTGCCGCGCGGCGTCGCGGCCAGCGCCAGCGGGGCGACCATGCCTTCGGAGGCCATCAGCAGACGCGGCACCAGATCACAGGGAAAGAACGGCGTGTCGGCGGCCACGGTCACGATCGCATCTGCCCCCAGTTCCGCTGCCCAGTCCAGCCCGGCGAGTACGCCCGCCAACGGCCCCGCGAACCCTTCCACACTGTCCGCCACCACCGGCAGGCCAAAGCCCGCAAACCGCGCCGGATCGCCATTGGCGTTCAGCGCCAGCCCCGCCACCTGCGGCTCCAGCCGCGCAATCACCCGCGCCAGCAGGCTCTGCCCGCCCAGTTGCAACAGCGCCTTGTCACCCCCGCCCATCCGCGTGGCCAGACCACCGGCAAGGATCACGCCCAAAGGTTGCTTCATTCCCCGCTCCCCTTACGGCCCGACTTGCGCGGCTCGTCCTGAACCGCCGCGGGATCGGCATCGCGGATCAGGCGGTCTTCGCCCGCAAGGCAGACAAACCGCTGCCCCCGCATCCGGCCGATCAGGGTCAGCCCGACCTGTTGCGCAATCTCGACGCCCCAGGCGGTAAAGCCCGAGCGGGACGCCAGCACCGGAATGCCCATCATCGCGGTCTTGATCACCATTTCGGACGTCAAACGGCCCGTTGTGTACAGGATCTTGTCGTCGGGGTTGACGCCCTCGTCCAGCATCCAGCCTGCGATCTTGTCCACCGCGTTGTGACGCCCCACGTCCTCCATATAGACCAGCGGACGGTCCTGATGGCACAGCACCGTGCCGTGAATCGCACCTGCTTCCAGATACAGCGAGGGCGTGCGGTTGATCGCGGCACTAAGCGCATAAAGCCACGAGGTGCGCACCGGCGTTGCAGGCAGCACCACGCCGTCCAGCCCCTCCATCATGTCGCCAAAGACGGTGCCCACGGCGCAACCGCTGGTGCGGGTTTTCTTCTTCAGCTTGTCCTCGTGGTTGGTCTGGCGCGCCGTGCGCACCACCACCACCTGCAATTCCTCGTCGTAATCGACGCCGGTGACGACATCATCATCACCCAGCATCCGCTGGTTGCGCAGAAAGCCCAGCGCCAGATATTCGGGGTAATCGCCGATGGTCATGGCCGTAACGATTTCCTGCGCGTTCAGATAGATCGTCAGGGGCCGCTCCTCGACCACCGACAGATCAACCTGCGCGCCGGTGTGGTCAAACCCCGTCACGTTGCGGGTCAACCCCGACCGCGCGGGCATGGGCGCAATCAGATAGCTGCCCGAATTGTCTTGCGTCGCCAATTGCATCCCCTTTCGTTGCCCGTTAACCCTAGACCAACACTAAGGTTTCACAATGTCCACCACCACACCGAAAACCGCCTTTTGGCGCGGCGTGCGCGACAGCGCGCCCTTTACTTTGGTCGCCGGCCCTTTTGCGCTGCTCTTTGGCGTAATCGCGACCGAGGCGGGGCTGAATCTGTTTGAAGTCATGACCTTTTCGCTGGCGGTAATCGCAGGCGCGGCACAGTTCACCGCCCTGCAACTGATGCAGGAAAATGCACCCACCGTTGTCGTCATCATCTCGGCGCTGGCTGTGAACCTGCGGGTGGCAATGTATTCCGCCGCACTGACCCCCTATCTGGGCCGCGCGCCGATGTGGCAGCGGGTTTTTGCGGCCTATCTGCTGGTCGACCAAAGCTATGCGCTGAGCCATCAGAAATTCGAGGCCGAGCCGGAGATGAGTGTGCCCGAGCGGATGGCCTATTACATGGGCACCTGCATGTTGGTGATGTCGGTCTGGTACGGGGCGAGTCTGGCTGGCGCGATCATCGGCAGCGCGCTGCCGCCGCAGATCCCGATTGATTTCGCCCTGCCGATTGCGTTTCTTGCCATGGTCGCCCCGGCCCTGCGCACCCTGCCCCATGTCATCGCCGCCTTTACGGCTGTTGTCGTCAGCCTGTTTGCCGCCTCTGTGCCGTGGTCGCTGGGGCTGATCATCGCGGGGGCAGCAGGCATGATCGCGGGCGCGCAGGCCGAACTGTGGATGGAGCGTCGCAGATGAACACCCTGACCCTGTGGACCGTCATCATTTCTCTGGGCGTGGGCAGCTTTCTGCTGCGCTTTTCGTTTCTGGGGCTGGTCGGTGACCGCCCCTTGCCGCCGTGGTTGCTGCGCCATTTGCGCTATACAGCCGTGGCAATCCTGCCTGCAATGGTCACGCCATTGGTGGCCTTTTCAAATGCGGCTGGCACCGGCCCGGAACCGGGACGTTTGCTGGCGGCGCTGGTTGCCGTGGCGGTAGGTGCGAAAACCAAAAACGTGCTGGCGGCCATCGGATCGGGGGCCGCAGTGCTGACGTTGTATATTCTGATTGTCGGGTAAGGTGGCGGCAGTTCCGTCTCTGCGCTGCTGTACGACGTCAGACGAAATTCAACCTTGCGTCATCAACTGATCTACAATGGAAGACCCGACATTCACGCAGATCGCAGCAAACGGCAGGAACGAGCCCTTTCCGTTTGTCACCTGCGCGGATTCAAGGCCGCAGGCCGCCGCGCATCATGCCTTAGGCATGT from Pseudosulfitobacter sp. DSM 107133 encodes the following:
- the mobA gene encoding molybdenum cofactor guanylyltransferase MobA, yielding MKQPLGVILAGGLATRMGGGDKALLQLGGQSLLARVIARLEPQVAGLALNANGDPARFAGFGLPVVADSVEGFAGPLAGVLAGLDWAAELGADAIVTVAADTPFFPCDLVPRLLMASEGMVAPLALAATPRGNADTRSMTAGLIRHPTFGLWPVALRDDLRAALQDGLRKVVIWTDAHDGRLAEFPEAGDPFFNVNTPEDLAAAEAML
- the mobB gene encoding molybdopterin-guanine dinucleotide biosynthesis protein B, whose translation is MRIFGVVGWKNAGKTGLMERLVTEITGRGITVSTVKHAHHSFDVDHPGKDSHRHRVAGASEVLLASRNRFALMHEMRGADELPLSALLEKLSPVDLVLVEGYKRDAHPKVEAHRAETGNPLIAPDDPTVRAVASDSAVDVTVPVFDLDDTGAIADFILMQVGL
- a CDS encoding molybdopterin-binding protein, with protein sequence MFDTVIVVDWSGGNDRGATPKADAIWACVARDGVADAPVYLRNRQVAEDWIGDAVQVERAAGRRVMVGFDFPFGYPQGFTRAVAGTDDPLELWDWFAERIEDAPKANNRFDVAGVINLSLGGKGPFWSNGLKRDIDGLARTKAGYENPFAERRRAEALATGAFTVWQLSGAGSVGSQALMGLPVLARLRRRFGDDLAVWPFQTLDTGIALVEVWPSLIAPEIAARAQPDEIKDAAQVRVLAQALSALAPDRLAAMLAEGDTEEGWILGLGHEDSLRAALRPDGPLPPPLSNDCFALPPGVNWTPVDEALALLQERLTPVAQVETVAIQQALGRVMAAPVTALRSNPPRPNTAVDGYGFAGGREAGVHVLPLVAGRAAAGGDFDGTVPAGHAVRVLTGAALPAGVDTVVLQEDVSVDGARIAFNGPVKAGANSRRAGEDVAAGDEVLPQGRRLTPADLALLAAVGVGAVPVFAPLRVGVLSTGDELAEAGTDAGETQIYDANRPMLLGLLARLGHVAVDLGRVRDDRAALAAALDGAQVDAILTSGGASAGDEDHVSALLHEAGALALWRIAVKPGRPLALGMWKGTPVFGLPGNPVAAMVCTLVFAAPALALLAGSGWQEPQGFTVPAGFEKSKKPGRREYLRARMREGVVEVFRSEGSGRISGLSWAEGLVELPDGPLEVRRGDPVRFIPWGGFGL
- a CDS encoding formate dehydrogenase accessory sulfurtransferase FdhD, whose translation is MQLATQDNSGSYLIAPMPARSGLTRNVTGFDHTGAQVDLSVVEERPLTIYLNAQEIVTAMTIGDYPEYLALGFLRNQRMLGDDDVVTGVDYDEELQVVVVRTARQTNHEDKLKKKTRTSGCAVGTVFGDMMEGLDGVVLPATPVRTSWLYALSAAINRTPSLYLEAGAIHGTVLCHQDRPLVYMEDVGRHNAVDKIAGWMLDEGVNPDDKILYTTGRLTSEMVIKTAMMGIPVLASRSGFTAWGVEIAQQVGLTLIGRMRGQRFVCLAGEDRLIRDADPAAVQDEPRKSGRKGSGE
- a CDS encoding AzlD domain-containing protein, giving the protein MNTLTLWTVIISLGVGSFLLRFSFLGLVGDRPLPPWLLRHLRYTAVAILPAMVTPLVAFSNAAGTGPEPGRLLAALVAVAVGAKTKNVLAAIGSGAAVLTLYILIVG
- a CDS encoding AzlC family ABC transporter permease; translation: MSTTTPKTAFWRGVRDSAPFTLVAGPFALLFGVIATEAGLNLFEVMTFSLAVIAGAAQFTALQLMQENAPTVVVIISALAVNLRVAMYSAALTPYLGRAPMWQRVFAAYLLVDQSYALSHQKFEAEPEMSVPERMAYYMGTCMLVMSVWYGASLAGAIIGSALPPQIPIDFALPIAFLAMVAPALRTLPHVIAAFTAVVVSLFAASVPWSLGLIIAGAAGMIAGAQAELWMERRR